In Holophagales bacterium, one DNA window encodes the following:
- a CDS encoding glycoside hydrolase family 88 protein — protein sequence MKTPTIACGLSLLVVLIGCAGTTVARRTPPQPRPIAHLEVSNPSAFPRPDTLVRLSLNELGVTAGPLQVWEGATARPTQLLDDDGDGRPDRLAFLADLGAAATHTFSIDGRTAAAAGPARAHAEVSIKEGGHWQGKTYVGGTFTGVRQVTLPAQATDHSEYLRYEGPGIESDRVGYRVYLDWRNGFDIFGKRTAAMVLPTVGLDGYDSYHKMSAWGADILKVGQSLGMGGFGYWDGTRAVLASDVAKRSTSIRSDGPIEASFTLDLEGWNTGAATVDLHAALSMQAGSPLVDVTLSTSAPLDNLAVGLVAHPETEVLVGNLDIPGEAWSYLATFGRQSLFDDPLGMVLLFHRLDLVAQTRDENSHVLVLRPRGKELSYAFGALWSGQQGGVKTREELEAFLTAEVERRTLPPRLRLETETSRRARSLGALEVSTRLATSEIARRGTSLSFGGWDAVPSRPSGWTYTTGLLMQAMDDLSAAVGDPRFGDYARRTIDSYLTADGTIRTFDVAEYNIDSINSGKMLLRLRERDPDPRYRAAIGALAAQLASHPRTAEGAFWHKLKYPHQLWLDGVYMGMPFLAGVGVLEGDDRKIEAAVQEFVLARSHLRDPQSGLYFHAWDEARAQSWADPATGRSHFVWGRGLGWYAMALVDILDVIPVEKTALRAPLLAIIPELAESLVRTQDATGTWFQIVDMPTAPGNYREASASAMFTYFLAKAINRGYLSASFAPAAQKAWAGLVDEFLAVHADGSYHLTHVCSGAGLGFGRDGSFRYYMSEPAVDNDPKGLGPAIMAGIQISALADRAGSGNTQPAHPQPGRQ from the coding sequence ATGAAAACCCCGACGATTGCCTGCGGCCTGTCTCTCCTGGTCGTCCTGATCGGATGCGCCGGGACGACGGTCGCAAGACGAACCCCTCCACAGCCGCGACCGATCGCCCATCTCGAGGTCTCGAACCCCTCAGCCTTCCCGCGGCCCGACACGCTGGTGCGCCTCTCGCTGAACGAGCTCGGGGTGACCGCCGGGCCGCTGCAGGTCTGGGAGGGAGCGACCGCGAGGCCCACTCAGCTGCTCGATGACGACGGCGACGGCCGGCCCGACCGCCTCGCCTTCCTGGCCGACCTCGGCGCCGCGGCGACGCACACCTTCTCGATCGACGGCCGGACCGCCGCCGCTGCGGGGCCGGCGCGCGCCCACGCCGAGGTGTCGATCAAGGAGGGCGGCCACTGGCAGGGGAAGACCTATGTCGGGGGAACCTTCACCGGCGTCCGTCAGGTCACGCTGCCTGCCCAGGCCACCGATCACAGCGAGTACCTCCGCTACGAAGGACCGGGGATCGAAAGCGATCGGGTGGGCTATCGCGTCTACCTCGACTGGCGCAACGGCTTCGACATCTTCGGCAAGCGCACCGCGGCGATGGTCCTGCCGACGGTGGGTCTCGACGGCTACGACAGCTACCACAAGATGAGCGCGTGGGGCGCGGACATCCTGAAAGTCGGCCAGAGCCTCGGCATGGGCGGCTTCGGCTATTGGGACGGCACCCGCGCCGTGCTCGCCTCCGACGTCGCGAAGCGCTCGACCTCGATCCGATCCGACGGCCCGATCGAGGCCTCCTTCACCCTCGATCTCGAGGGTTGGAACACCGGTGCCGCCACCGTCGATCTGCACGCCGCGCTGTCGATGCAGGCCGGCAGCCCGCTGGTCGACGTCACGCTCTCGACCTCCGCCCCGCTCGACAACCTCGCCGTCGGTCTCGTCGCCCACCCGGAGACCGAGGTGCTCGTCGGCAATCTCGACATCCCCGGGGAGGCCTGGAGCTACCTTGCAACCTTCGGCCGGCAGAGTCTGTTCGACGACCCGCTCGGCATGGTGCTCCTCTTCCACCGGCTGGATCTCGTCGCGCAGACGCGGGACGAGAACAGTCACGTCCTGGTCCTCCGCCCGCGCGGCAAGGAGCTCTCCTACGCCTTCGGTGCCCTCTGGTCCGGCCAGCAGGGGGGCGTCAAGACCCGCGAGGAACTGGAGGCTTTCCTGACCGCCGAGGTCGAGCGCCGCACCCTCCCCCCACGCCTCCGCCTCGAGACGGAGACGTCGCGTCGAGCCCGGAGCCTGGGCGCCCTCGAGGTCTCGACCCGCCTCGCCACGTCGGAGATCGCCCGTCGCGGCACCAGCCTCTCGTTCGGCGGATGGGACGCCGTGCCTTCGCGGCCGAGCGGCTGGACCTACACGACCGGCCTCCTGATGCAGGCGATGGACGACCTCTCCGCCGCCGTCGGTGATCCGCGCTTCGGCGATTACGCCCGCCGCACGATCGACAGCTATCTCACCGCCGACGGCACGATCCGCACCTTCGACGTCGCCGAGTACAACATCGACAGCATCAACTCCGGCAAGATGCTGCTACGCCTGCGAGAGCGCGATCCCGACCCCCGGTATCGCGCCGCCATCGGCGCGCTGGCGGCCCAGCTCGCCAGCCATCCCCGCACCGCGGAAGGCGCCTTCTGGCACAAGCTGAAGTATCCCCATCAGCTCTGGCTCGACGGCGTCTACATGGGCATGCCGTTCCTCGCCGGGGTCGGGGTCCTGGAGGGGGACGACCGCAAGATCGAAGCGGCGGTCCAGGAATTCGTCCTCGCGCGCTCCCATCTGCGCGACCCGCAGTCGGGTCTCTACTTCCACGCCTGGGACGAGGCGCGAGCGCAGAGCTGGGCAGATCCGGCGACCGGCCGCTCGCACTTCGTCTGGGGGCGAGGGCTGGGATGGTATGCGATGGCTCTCGTCGACATCCTCGACGTGATCCCCGTCGAGAAGACCGCCTTGCGCGCGCCGCTGCTCGCGATCATCCCGGAGTTGGCCGAGAGCCTCGTGCGGACCCAGGACGCGACGGGCACCTGGTTCCAGATCGTCGACATGCCCACCGCACCCGGCAACTACCGCGAGGCGTCGGCCTCCGCCATGTTCACCTACTTCCTGGCCAAGGCGATCAACCGGGGCTATCTCTCGGCGTCCTTCGCGCCCGCCGCACAGAAGGCCTGGGCGGGGCTGGTCGACGAGTTCCTCGCCGTCCACGCGGACGGCTCGTACCACCTGACCCACGTCTGTTCGGGCGCCGGCCTGGGCTTCGGCCGGGACGGCAGCTTCCGCTACTACATGAGCGAGCCCGCGGTCGACAATGACCCGAAGGGCCTGGGCCCGGCGATCATGGCGGGAATCCAGATCTCCGCCCTCGCAGACCGGGCGGGATCGGGCAACACGCAACCGGCGCACCCACAGCCGGGTCGCCAGTAG
- the pheA gene encoding prephenate dehydratase, with product MEPRNDLQALREEIEGLDRRLLALLKERMAIAERVANAKLAAASPFRDRTREEQVLRRVRHLAVESGLDAHEVERLYRVIMAMSTAHQQAFIETREEVPLRVAYQGVEGSFSHLAAQRRFGGRTGGALLFGHETFRGAAEAVRGGEADVALLPIENSTAGSINETYDLLAEGGLAINAEVVAAIEHCLLVIPGTRLEDVTTVMSHPQALRQCEAFIHRHPWIAAREEFDTAGAARKVRELGDPKLAAIAGAAAARLFGLEILARGIQTQEGNFTRFVEVAREARPCPPDAECKTSLLVVLAHRPGALGEALIELSRRNVNLTKLESRPVPGEPWQYRFYLDLEGHAASERVAAALDAVREHTRVLRVLGTYPRAEAVPE from the coding sequence ATGGAGCCGCGAAACGACCTGCAGGCGCTGCGCGAGGAGATCGAGGGGCTCGACCGCCGCCTCCTCGCCCTGCTCAAGGAGCGGATGGCCATCGCCGAGCGGGTGGCGAACGCCAAGCTCGCCGCCGCCTCGCCGTTCCGCGACCGCACGCGCGAGGAGCAGGTGCTGCGCCGCGTGCGCCACCTCGCCGTCGAATCGGGGCTCGATGCGCACGAGGTCGAGCGGCTCTACCGCGTCATCATGGCGATGTCGACGGCGCACCAGCAGGCGTTCATCGAGACGCGCGAGGAGGTGCCGCTGCGCGTCGCCTACCAGGGTGTCGAGGGCTCGTTCAGCCATCTCGCCGCGCAGCGCCGCTTCGGCGGTCGCACGGGCGGGGCGCTGCTCTTCGGGCACGAGACCTTCCGCGGCGCCGCCGAGGCAGTGCGCGGCGGCGAGGCGGACGTGGCGCTGCTGCCGATCGAGAACTCGACGGCGGGCTCGATCAACGAGACCTACGACCTGCTCGCCGAAGGCGGGCTGGCGATCAACGCCGAGGTGGTGGCGGCGATCGAGCACTGTCTGCTGGTGATCCCCGGCACCCGCCTCGAGGACGTCACGACGGTGATGTCGCACCCGCAGGCGCTCCGGCAGTGCGAGGCGTTCATCCACCGCCATCCGTGGATCGCGGCGCGCGAGGAGTTCGACACCGCCGGCGCGGCGCGCAAGGTACGCGAGCTCGGCGACCCGAAGCTCGCGGCGATCGCCGGCGCGGCGGCGGCGCGACTCTTCGGTCTCGAGATCCTCGCCCGCGGCATCCAGACGCAGGAGGGCAACTTCACCCGCTTCGTCGAGGTGGCGCGCGAGGCGCGCCCCTGCCCTCCCGACGCCGAATGCAAGACCTCGCTGCTCGTCGTCCTGGCGCATCGCCCCGGGGCGCTCGGCGAGGCGCTCATCGAGCTCTCGCGCCGCAACGTCAACCTGACCAAGCTCGAGTCGCGCCCGGTTCCGGGCGAGCCCTGGCAGTACCGCTTCTACCTCGATCTCGAAGGTCACGCGGCGTCGGAACGCGTCGCCGCGGCGCTCGACGCGGTGCGCGAGCACACGCGCGTGCTGCGCGTGCTCGGCACCTATCCGCGGGCGGAGGCGGTCCCGGAGTAG
- a CDS encoding DUF1801 domain-containing protein yields MRPTGPDVDAYLAALPESQRAALERLRRAILAAAPGAEECISYGIPAIRLAGRVLVYYGAAAKHCSFYPGAHPIEVCAAQLVPWSTSKGTIRFTPDKPLPLPLVRKLVKVRIAELVVGKRRGGAGRKG; encoded by the coding sequence ATGCGACCGACCGGGCCGGACGTCGACGCCTACCTCGCCGCGCTCCCCGAGTCGCAGCGCGCCGCCCTTGAACGGCTGCGCCGCGCCATCCTCGCCGCCGCCCCCGGCGCCGAGGAGTGCATCAGCTACGGCATCCCGGCGATCCGCCTCGCCGGCCGCGTCCTCGTCTATTACGGCGCCGCCGCCAAGCACTGCTCGTTCTATCCCGGCGCCCACCCGATCGAAGTCTGCGCCGCCCAACTCGTCCCCTGGAGCACCAGCAAGGGCACCATCCGCTTCACCCCCGACAAGCCCCTCCCCCTCCCGCTGGTCCGCAAGCTCGTGAAGGTGCGCATTGCCGAGCTGGTGGTGGGGAAACGGCGGGGCGGCGCGGGGCGAAAGGGCTGA
- a CDS encoding FtsX-like permease family protein codes for MSALDRKLLRDLWAMKGQALAIALVVGAGAAMFVAYLSNFESLRRTRDAYYERQRFADVFATLKRAPRALEEEIAAIPGVLAVETRVSVDVALDVPGLAEPASGRLLSIPAVGRPRLNDVFLRRGRFPEPGKPDEVLASEAFCKAHRFGPGDSLRAVVNGRRRTLRIVGVALSPEYVYSIRPGELIPDDRRFGIFWMERRALGSAFDMEGGFNEVSLKLAPQASVDEAILRLDRLLAPYGAFGAIPRRLQFSAWTLENELTQLANFGLIVPAIFFFVAAFILNVALTRALALQRPQIASLKALGYGNAALAWHYLKWGLGISMVGAALGLVAGHRLGLAMVGLYNQYFRFPSLDYRLTLEVGLGAVGVSLVAAALGAAIAVRRAVRIPPAEAMRPEPPARYRPSFAERTPLLARRVTHATRMILRNLERTPARAAASVVGIGLAGAILVVGFVFTSAMEEIVGSTFSLAQRQDATLAFVEPLSAGALHEVERLPGVLAAEPARNVAARLRSGHRHRDVALTGRALEPRLERLVDRYGHVVAVPPSGLALSRKLAEILEVGVGDEVAVEVLEGRRPTARLRVASLVDDALGLGATIELGALHRLLGEGESLSGARLLVDADALPALNARLKGLPAVSGVAFKRTMLESFRATFAENMNIMVTFSVIFAGIIAFGVVYNSARISLSERERELASLRVLGFTRAEISLILLGELAVLTLLSLPFGGLLGWGLSAWIVATFENEIYRIPLVVHASALAWSALIVAAAAFFSGLTVRRKLDRLDLVAVLKTRE; via the coding sequence ATCTCCGCGCTCGACCGCAAGCTCCTGCGCGACCTCTGGGCGATGAAGGGGCAGGCGCTCGCCATCGCCCTCGTCGTCGGTGCGGGGGCGGCGATGTTCGTCGCCTATCTCTCGAACTTCGAGTCGCTGCGCCGCACCCGCGACGCCTACTACGAGCGGCAACGCTTCGCCGACGTCTTCGCCACGCTCAAGCGCGCGCCGCGCGCGCTCGAGGAAGAGATCGCGGCGATTCCCGGCGTCCTCGCGGTCGAGACGCGTGTCTCGGTCGACGTGGCGCTCGACGTGCCGGGCCTCGCCGAGCCCGCCTCCGGGCGGCTGCTGTCGATCCCGGCGGTCGGCCGGCCGCGGCTCAACGACGTGTTCCTGCGGCGCGGCCGCTTCCCGGAGCCCGGCAAGCCCGACGAGGTGCTGGCCAGCGAGGCGTTCTGCAAGGCGCACCGCTTCGGCCCGGGCGACTCGCTGCGCGCGGTGGTCAACGGGCGGCGGCGCACGCTGCGGATCGTCGGCGTCGCGCTCTCGCCGGAGTACGTCTACTCGATCCGCCCCGGCGAGCTGATCCCCGACGACCGCCGCTTCGGCATCTTCTGGATGGAGCGGCGCGCCCTCGGCAGCGCCTTCGACATGGAGGGAGGCTTCAACGAGGTCTCGCTGAAGCTGGCCCCGCAGGCCTCGGTCGACGAGGCGATCCTCCGCCTCGACCGCCTGCTCGCCCCCTACGGAGCGTTCGGCGCCATCCCGCGACGCCTGCAGTTCTCCGCCTGGACGCTCGAGAACGAGCTCACCCAGCTCGCCAACTTCGGGCTCATCGTGCCGGCGATTTTCTTCTTCGTCGCCGCCTTCATCCTCAACGTGGCGCTGACCCGCGCCCTGGCCTTGCAGCGGCCGCAGATCGCCTCGCTCAAGGCGCTCGGCTACGGCAACGCCGCGCTCGCCTGGCACTACCTCAAATGGGGGCTCGGCATCTCGATGGTGGGAGCGGCGCTCGGTCTCGTGGCTGGTCACCGCCTCGGCCTGGCGATGGTCGGCCTCTACAACCAGTACTTCCGCTTCCCGTCGCTCGACTATCGCCTGACCCTCGAGGTCGGTCTGGGTGCGGTCGGCGTCTCGCTCGTCGCCGCGGCGCTCGGTGCGGCGATCGCCGTGCGGCGCGCGGTGCGCATCCCCCCCGCCGAGGCGATGCGCCCCGAGCCGCCGGCGCGCTACCGGCCGAGCTTCGCCGAACGCACGCCGCTGCTCGCCCGGCGCGTCACCCACGCGACGCGGATGATCCTGCGCAACCTCGAGCGCACGCCGGCGCGCGCCGCCGCCTCGGTGGTCGGGATCGGCCTCGCCGGGGCGATTCTCGTCGTCGGCTTCGTCTTCACCAGCGCGATGGAGGAGATCGTCGGCTCGACCTTCTCGCTCGCCCAGCGCCAGGACGCCACGCTCGCCTTCGTCGAGCCGCTCTCCGCCGGGGCGCTCCACGAGGTCGAACGCCTGCCGGGGGTCCTCGCCGCCGAGCCGGCGCGCAACGTCGCCGCCCGCCTGCGCTCCGGCCATCGCCACCGCGACGTCGCCCTCACCGGCCGCGCGCTCGAGCCCCGCCTCGAGCGCCTCGTCGACCGCTACGGGCACGTCGTCGCCGTGCCGCCGTCCGGCCTCGCGCTCTCGCGCAAGCTCGCCGAGATCCTCGAGGTCGGCGTCGGCGACGAGGTCGCGGTCGAGGTGCTCGAGGGTCGGAGGCCGACGGCGCGCCTGCGCGTCGCCTCCCTGGTCGACGACGCGCTCGGGCTCGGCGCGACGATCGAGCTCGGGGCGCTGCACCGCCTGCTCGGCGAGGGCGAAAGCCTCTCCGGCGCCCGCCTGCTCGTCGACGCCGACGCGCTGCCCGCCCTCAACGCGCGCCTCAAGGGGCTCCCGGCGGTCTCCGGCGTGGCCTTCAAGCGCACCATGCTCGAGAGCTTTCGCGCCACCTTCGCCGAGAACATGAACATCATGGTGACCTTCAGCGTGATCTTCGCCGGCATCATCGCCTTCGGCGTGGTCTACAACTCGGCGCGGATCTCGCTCTCCGAACGCGAGCGCGAGCTCGCCAGCCTGCGCGTGCTCGGCTTCACCCGCGCCGAGATCTCCCTCATCCTGCTCGGCGAGCTCGCCGTGCTGACGCTGCTCTCGCTGCCGTTCGGCGGCCTGCTCGGCTGGGGGCTCTCGGCCTGGATCGTCGCCACCTTCGAGAACGAGATCTACCGCATCCCGCTGGTGGTGCACGCGAGCGCGCTCGCCTGGTCGGCGCTGATCGTCGCCGCTGCCGCCTTCTTCTCCGGCCTCACCGTCCGCCGCAAGCTCGACCGCCTCGACCTCGTTGCCGTGCTCAAGACCCGGGAGTAG
- a CDS encoding ABC transporter ATP-binding protein: MTFATPSDLPASLPGPARPAVFAARDLTKVYPMGELEVQALRGVDFDLFEGEMLVLLGPSGSGKSTLLNILGGLDTPTSGQVLYRGQDLTAAGEAELTDYRRHHVGFVFQFYNLIPSLTARENVALVTEIVEHPMRPEEALALVGLGHRLDHFPAQLSGGEQQRVAIARAIAKRPAVLLCDEPTGALDIATGIVVLEALAVANRELGTATAVITHNAAISAMADRVVRLFDGRIAGVERNPQKLAPAELSW; the protein is encoded by the coding sequence ATGACCTTCGCGACACCGTCCGACCTTCCCGCGAGCCTCCCCGGACCCGCCCGCCCCGCCGTCTTCGCAGCGCGCGACCTGACCAAGGTCTACCCGATGGGCGAGCTCGAGGTGCAGGCGCTGCGCGGCGTCGACTTCGACCTCTTCGAAGGCGAGATGCTCGTCCTGCTCGGCCCCTCGGGCAGCGGCAAGTCGACGCTGCTCAACATCCTCGGCGGGCTCGACACGCCGACCAGCGGGCAAGTGCTCTACCGTGGCCAGGATCTCACCGCCGCCGGCGAGGCCGAGCTGACCGACTACCGCCGCCACCACGTCGGCTTCGTCTTCCAGTTCTACAACCTGATCCCCAGCCTGACGGCGCGCGAGAACGTGGCCCTGGTCACCGAGATCGTCGAGCATCCGATGCGGCCCGAGGAGGCGCTGGCGCTCGTCGGGCTCGGCCACCGGCTCGACCACTTCCCGGCGCAGCTCTCCGGCGGCGAGCAGCAGCGCGTGGCGATCGCCCGCGCCATCGCCAAGCGGCCCGCGGTGCTGCTCTGCGACGAGCCGACCGGCGCGCTCGACATCGCCACCGGCATCGTCGTGCTCGAGGCCCTGGCGGTGGCCAACCGCGAGCTCGGCACGGCGACGGCGGTCATCACCCACAACGCGGCGATCTCGGCGATGGCCGATCGCGTCGTGCGCCTCTTCGACGGACGGATCGCCGGCGTCGAGCGCAATCCACAGAAGCTCGCGCCCGCCGAGCTCTCCTGGTAG
- a CDS encoding glucose 1-dehydrogenase: MAFSGFDLTGRTAVVLGGTSGIGRALVDGLVEAGADVVASSRRQTEVDATAAAIEQQGRRTLRIAADVSDRPSLVALREAVLATFGKIDILVNCAGRTQRRPTLEVDDAEWEGILDVNLTGTLRACQVFAVPMLERSYGRIVNIASLASFVGLYEVAAYAASKGGVAALTRALAVEWGSRGVLVNAIAPGVFRTSLNQDLLDGTERGHEFKLRTPLARFGRIEELAGAAVFLASDAASFVNGEVLVVDGGFLASGVNR, encoded by the coding sequence ATGGCCTTCTCCGGATTCGATCTCACGGGCCGCACCGCCGTCGTCCTCGGCGGCACCTCCGGTATCGGGCGAGCCCTCGTCGACGGCCTGGTGGAGGCCGGCGCCGACGTCGTCGCGAGCTCGCGACGCCAGACCGAGGTCGACGCCACGGCCGCGGCGATCGAGCAACAAGGCAGAAGGACGCTGCGGATCGCCGCCGATGTCTCCGACCGCCCCTCCTTGGTCGCCCTCCGCGAGGCCGTCCTCGCGACCTTCGGCAAGATCGACATCCTGGTCAACTGCGCCGGCCGCACGCAGCGCCGTCCGACGCTCGAGGTCGACGATGCCGAGTGGGAGGGGATCCTCGACGTCAACTTGACCGGAACGCTGCGCGCCTGCCAGGTCTTCGCCGTTCCGATGCTCGAGCGCAGCTACGGCAGGATCGTCAACATCGCCTCGCTCGCCTCCTTCGTCGGCCTCTACGAGGTCGCCGCCTACGCCGCCAGCAAGGGTGGCGTCGCCGCGCTGACGCGGGCGCTCGCCGTCGAATGGGGGTCCCGCGGCGTGCTGGTCAACGCCATCGCACCGGGAGTCTTCCGCACCTCGCTCAACCAGGACCTGCTCGACGGCACCGAGCGCGGCCACGAGTTCAAGCTCCGCACGCCCCTCGCCCGCTTCGGCCGCATCGAGGAGCTGGCAGGAGCCGCCGTGTTCCTGGCGTCCGACGCCGCCAGCTTCGTCAACGGCGAAGTGCTCGTCGTCGACGGCGGGTTCCTCGCCAGCGGCGTGAACCGGTAG
- a CDS encoding NAD(P)-dependent oxidoreductase, with product MRIAWLGTGLMGRPMAERMLAAGHEVTVWNRTRAKTAPLAALGARVADEASDAIASAETVFTMLRDGATTEAALLDGDADLAGRAVVQMGTIASVESRELASAVAARGGEYLEAPVLGSIPQATAGTLIVFCGGAAELHARLQPVLAAIGPQPRRVGEVGDASTLKLALNQIIATQAAAFCLSLGIVRRAGLDLDAFLEILRGSLFYSKSFDARLARYLARDYANPSFPLELLVKDLDLARGEADRLGLATAAIDGVRELAARAAGAGFGEVDYGAIYEAVDPRTPERP from the coding sequence ATGCGCATCGCCTGGCTGGGAACGGGGCTCATGGGACGGCCGATGGCCGAGCGGATGCTCGCCGCCGGTCACGAGGTGACGGTCTGGAACCGCACGCGCGCGAAGACCGCGCCGCTCGCCGCGCTCGGCGCGCGGGTGGCCGACGAGGCGAGCGACGCGATCGCTTCGGCCGAGACGGTCTTCACCATGCTCCGCGACGGGGCGACCACCGAGGCGGCGCTGCTCGACGGCGACGCCGATCTGGCCGGTCGCGCGGTCGTCCAGATGGGGACGATCGCCAGCGTGGAGAGCCGCGAGCTGGCCAGCGCCGTCGCCGCACGCGGCGGCGAGTACCTCGAGGCACCGGTGCTCGGCAGCATTCCGCAGGCCACCGCCGGCACGCTGATCGTCTTCTGCGGCGGCGCGGCGGAGCTTCATGCCCGGCTCCAGCCGGTGCTCGCGGCGATCGGACCCCAGCCACGGCGGGTCGGTGAGGTCGGCGACGCCTCGACGCTCAAGCTCGCGCTCAACCAGATCATCGCCACCCAGGCGGCCGCCTTCTGCCTGTCGCTCGGCATCGTCCGCCGCGCCGGGCTCGACCTCGACGCCTTCCTCGAGATCCTGCGCGGCAGCCTCTTCTACTCGAAGTCGTTCGACGCGCGCCTGGCGCGCTACCTCGCACGCGACTACGCCAATCCCTCCTTCCCGCTCGAGCTGCTGGTCAAGGACCTCGACCTGGCGCGCGGCGAAGCGGATCGACTCGGTCTCGCCACCGCGGCGATCGACGGCGTGCGCGAGCTCGCGGCCCGCGCTGCCGGCGCCGGCTTCGGCGAGGTCGACTACGGCGCAATCTACGAAGCGGTCGACCCGCGGACGCCGGAGCGTCCGTGA
- a CDS encoding HlyD family efflux transporter periplasmic adaptor subunit: MPAIPRLLKNPRLLAGAAGVALLAVVALRPRPVPVDVAPLSRGPLVVTLDEEGETRVIRRFLVTAPVSGRLLRIDLRPGDPVVQGGTTLATILPGDPTPLDARSRAEAEAALAAARATLDGARAEAGRAAAAESLAAAQLARTKSLADDGIASGETLDARSADARSAAEGRRAAEFAVATATHQVEAARARLAQARGAAERPGTPLEVHAPITGTVLRRLRESEGPVVAGEPLVELGDPSDLEIVADYLSTDAVRIRPGSTVRIERWGGGGPLAGVVRRVEPAGFTKVSALGVEEQRVNVLVDFAGPAAERAALGDGYRVEVAAVLAERAMATKLPVSALFRHEGEWAVFAVEHGRARRRPVQIGERNPLEAELLGGLPDGAEVVLHPPDSLDDGSRIERR, from the coding sequence ATGCCCGCCATTCCCCGTCTGCTCAAGAACCCGCGACTGCTGGCCGGCGCCGCCGGCGTGGCGCTGCTCGCCGTCGTCGCCCTGCGCCCGCGTCCGGTGCCGGTCGACGTCGCGCCGCTTTCGCGCGGCCCGCTCGTCGTCACCCTCGACGAAGAGGGCGAGACGCGCGTGATCCGCCGCTTCCTCGTCACCGCACCGGTCTCCGGCCGCCTGTTGCGCATCGATCTGCGGCCCGGCGACCCGGTCGTCCAGGGCGGGACGACGCTCGCCACCATCCTCCCCGGCGATCCGACGCCGCTCGACGCCAGGAGCCGCGCCGAGGCCGAGGCGGCGCTCGCCGCCGCCCGCGCCACGCTCGACGGCGCTCGCGCCGAGGCCGGCCGCGCCGCCGCCGCCGAGAGCCTCGCCGCCGCCCAGCTCGCGCGCACGAAGAGCCTCGCCGACGACGGCATCGCCTCCGGCGAGACGCTCGACGCCCGCAGCGCCGACGCCCGCTCCGCCGCCGAAGGCAGGCGCGCCGCCGAGTTCGCCGTCGCCACCGCGACTCATCAGGTCGAAGCGGCGCGGGCACGACTCGCGCAGGCCCGCGGTGCCGCCGAGCGGCCCGGCACGCCGCTCGAGGTGCACGCGCCGATCACCGGCACGGTGCTGCGACGGCTGCGCGAAAGCGAGGGTCCGGTCGTCGCGGGCGAGCCGCTCGTCGAGCTCGGCGACCCGAGCGACCTCGAGATCGTCGCCGACTATCTTTCGACCGACGCGGTCCGCATCCGCCCCGGATCGACGGTGCGCATCGAGCGCTGGGGCGGCGGTGGGCCGCTCGCCGGGGTGGTGCGACGGGTCGAGCCCGCAGGGTTCACCAAGGTCTCGGCGCTCGGCGTCGAGGAGCAACGCGTCAACGTGCTCGTCGACTTCGCCGGCCCGGCGGCCGAGCGGGCGGCGCTCGGCGACGGCTATCGCGTCGAGGTGGCTGCGGTGCTCGCCGAGCGCGCCATGGCGACCAAGCTCCCCGTCTCCGCGCTCTTCCGCCACGAGGGCGAGTGGGCGGTCTTCGCCGTCGAGCACGGCCGCGCGCGCCGCCGCCCGGTCCAGATCGGCGAGCGCAATCCGCTCGAGGCCGAGCTGCTCGGCGGCCTCCCCGACGGCGCCGAGGTCGTCCTCCACCCCCCCGACTCGCTCGACGACGGCAGCCGCATCGAGCGGCGTTGA
- a CDS encoding dihydrofolate reductase encodes MTSTSSRVTVHMAASLDGYVARRDGRVDWLETVDEFDGGRTMDPAFVGELLRSIECYVMGSRTYETALRFEAQGLGWSYGDKPTVVLTSRRLPVTRESVELYSGDLAELVNGRLRPAFRSIWIVGGSIVAAECLRLGLADELRYSILPILIGDGIPFFDRLDRDVALHLTEVEAYKNGMVELRYEVGASRSGRERSDV; translated from the coding sequence ATGACCAGCACGAGCTCTCGCGTGACGGTTCACATGGCGGCGAGCCTCGACGGCTACGTCGCGCGACGAGACGGTCGCGTCGACTGGCTCGAGACTGTGGACGAATTCGACGGCGGACGCACGATGGATCCGGCGTTCGTCGGCGAGCTCCTGCGGTCGATCGAGTGCTACGTCATGGGATCTCGAACCTACGAAACCGCATTGAGGTTCGAGGCGCAGGGGCTGGGATGGTCGTACGGCGACAAGCCGACCGTCGTCCTCACGAGTCGGAGACTTCCCGTGACGCGGGAGAGTGTCGAGCTCTATTCGGGAGATCTGGCCGAGCTCGTGAACGGGCGCCTGCGGCCGGCGTTCCGATCGATCTGGATCGTCGGCGGCAGCATCGTCGCCGCCGAATGTCTCCGCCTCGGCCTGGCCGACGAGCTTCGCTACTCCATCCTCCCGATCTTGATCGGCGACGGCATTCCGTTCTTCGACCGCCTCGATCGGGATGTCGCTTTGCACCTGACCGAGGTCGAAGCGTACAAGAACGGCATGGTGGAGCTGCGATACGAGGTGGGCGCCAGTCGCTCGGGCCGCGAGCGATCCGACGTCTGA